One stretch of Chitinophaga pendula DNA includes these proteins:
- a CDS encoding triple tyrosine motif-containing protein, with protein sequence MPAIVNYSKKEFRGGAQTWDTQQDKNGILYFANNEGLISFDGGYWKVYTLPNKTIVRSLRIDTDGKIYVGGQDEFGYFFPDQSGILRYHSLKHLIPSQFREFADVWNVVILRDEVYFQSNDRIFQYKGNNIRVFKPIREWNFLASAGGRLFAQDRSHGLLQFNDGIWQPISNFFSNGNQITAILPYGNDTVLITTMKTGMYLLHDGKITRKQTEADALLAADRIYKAVNINEQLLAIGTTSGGCIVMDHNGKIIQRFTMLDGLQKNNILSIFADAAQNLWIGMENGIDFVAYNSAVKYILPDKHNPNSSYTIRIHDQHLYIGTSNGLYSVPLNMTQEDLSYSKGDFSLVANTEGQVWNLTELNKQLLLGHEYGTYVVNPRSAQSISSAVGTWRFLPLSTFYPATEIITGTYTGLYTLQYKDNRFIEGSRINGLIESLRFIALDNNNVIWTSHPYRGVFKLVLAPDHTSLKATLYTDKNGLPSTLGNFVYHIKNRVMVATEKGLYEFDESRNKFVASSLLSDVTGPPYFRYLQEDPSGNIWFVQNKTVGVADYSRPQGNKPYSLLYFPELTAKVVTGFEHIYPFNAENIFIGSERGAIHLNYQKYQQSAQRLRVILSEVHTVGPKDSVIFGGYFTQGRTTPRLDNHQNSFRFAFSSNLFEQLDNITYSYRLIGFDSDWSEWSSKREKDYTNLPMGRYTFLVKARNNLGVASSPVAYTFIVAPAWYQTWWAIAAYLALAGGLAWWIVRWQRERFRRQQQQFEEEQKRLTYLHQLELDRNEKAMVSLQNEKLATEVDFKNKELATVTMHLVQRGKLLSAIKEELIKWHKQKPGTGTNNPATATDLRKVLHLLNDAEKNDNDWDQFAIHFDQVHSNFLSVLKARFPQLSATDLKLCAYLRMNLSSKEIAQLLNISVRGVEVSRYRLRKKLQLPTEVNLFDYLMQIV encoded by the coding sequence TTGCCCGCTATCGTAAACTATAGCAAAAAAGAGTTTCGTGGCGGTGCCCAGACCTGGGATACGCAGCAGGATAAAAACGGGATACTTTATTTCGCCAACAACGAAGGCCTCATCTCTTTCGATGGTGGATACTGGAAGGTCTATACCCTGCCCAACAAAACCATCGTGCGCTCACTACGCATCGATACCGATGGCAAGATCTATGTCGGCGGACAAGACGAATTCGGCTACTTCTTCCCCGATCAGTCAGGTATACTCCGCTACCACTCGCTCAAACATCTCATCCCATCACAATTCCGCGAATTCGCAGATGTATGGAATGTCGTTATCCTCCGCGACGAAGTCTACTTTCAATCCAACGACCGCATCTTCCAATATAAAGGGAATAATATCCGCGTCTTCAAACCCATTCGCGAATGGAACTTCCTCGCCAGTGCCGGTGGCCGCCTCTTCGCTCAAGACCGCTCTCATGGACTCCTCCAGTTCAATGATGGCATCTGGCAGCCTATCAGCAACTTTTTCAGCAATGGCAACCAGATCACCGCTATACTCCCCTACGGAAATGATACCGTCCTGATCACTACCATGAAAACAGGTATGTACCTTCTACACGATGGTAAGATCACCCGCAAACAAACAGAAGCCGATGCCCTCCTCGCAGCAGATCGTATATACAAGGCCGTAAACATCAACGAACAACTGCTCGCAATAGGTACCACCTCCGGCGGTTGCATCGTCATGGATCATAACGGTAAGATCATCCAACGCTTTACCATGCTCGATGGCCTGCAGAAAAACAACATACTCAGCATATTCGCCGATGCCGCACAGAACCTCTGGATCGGAATGGAAAATGGTATCGACTTCGTCGCCTATAACAGCGCCGTCAAATACATACTGCCGGATAAACATAATCCCAATAGCAGCTATACCATCCGTATCCACGATCAACACTTGTACATCGGCACCTCCAACGGCCTCTATAGCGTTCCGCTCAATATGACACAGGAAGACCTGAGCTACTCAAAAGGCGACTTCTCATTAGTCGCCAATACCGAAGGCCAGGTATGGAACCTCACCGAACTCAATAAACAACTACTGCTCGGACACGAATATGGTACCTACGTGGTCAACCCCCGCAGCGCCCAATCCATATCCAGTGCCGTAGGCACCTGGCGCTTCCTCCCATTGTCCACTTTCTACCCGGCGACCGAGATCATCACCGGTACCTATACCGGACTATACACCCTCCAGTATAAAGACAATCGCTTCATCGAAGGGTCAAGGATCAATGGACTCATCGAATCTCTGCGCTTCATCGCATTAGACAATAACAACGTCATCTGGACATCACATCCCTACCGCGGTGTCTTCAAACTGGTGCTGGCGCCAGATCATACATCCCTGAAGGCCACACTATATACAGATAAAAATGGACTGCCCTCCACATTGGGCAACTTCGTATACCATATCAAAAACAGGGTCATGGTCGCCACCGAAAAAGGCCTGTACGAGTTCGACGAATCCAGGAATAAATTCGTCGCCTCCAGCCTGCTGTCAGATGTGACCGGCCCACCCTATTTCCGCTACCTGCAGGAAGATCCCAGCGGCAATATCTGGTTCGTACAGAATAAAACAGTAGGCGTCGCCGACTACTCCCGGCCACAAGGCAACAAACCCTATTCCCTCTTATACTTCCCCGAACTGACCGCCAAAGTCGTAACCGGCTTCGAACATATCTATCCTTTTAATGCAGAAAATATTTTCATCGGCTCAGAAAGAGGCGCCATCCACCTCAACTATCAGAAATACCAGCAATCAGCACAACGCCTGCGGGTAATACTCAGCGAAGTACATACCGTAGGCCCCAAAGACAGCGTCATCTTCGGCGGCTACTTTACACAGGGAAGAACGACACCACGGCTCGATAATCACCAGAACTCATTCCGATTCGCCTTCTCCTCCAACCTGTTCGAACAGCTGGATAATATCACCTATAGCTACCGCCTCATAGGCTTCGATAGCGACTGGTCAGAATGGAGTAGCAAACGCGAAAAAGACTATACCAACCTGCCCATGGGGAGATATACCTTCCTGGTCAAAGCTCGTAACAACCTGGGGGTAGCCTCCTCCCCCGTCGCCTATACGTTTATTGTCGCCCCCGCCTGGTACCAGACATGGTGGGCCATCGCCGCATACCTCGCACTGGCTGGCGGACTGGCATGGTGGATAGTACGCTGGCAACGCGAACGCTTCCGCCGCCAGCAACAACAGTTCGAAGAAGAACAGAAACGACTCACCTACCTCCACCAACTCGAACTGGATCGTAATGAAAAAGCAATGGTCTCATTGCAGAATGAAAAACTGGCAACAGAAGTAGATTTTAAGAATAAGGAATTGGCCACAGTGACCATGCACCTCGTCCAACGGGGCAAATTATTGTCAGCTATAAAAGAAGAATTGATCAAATGGCATAAACAAAAACCAGGTACAGGCACCAATAACCCCGCTACCGCCACCGACCTCCGTAAAGTATTACACCTGCTCAATGATGCAGAAAAAAACGATAACGACTGGGATCAGTTTGCCATCCACTTCGACCAGGTACATAGCAACTTCCTCTCCGTACTGAAAGCCCGCTTCCCACAACTAAGCGCTACCGACCTGAAGTTATGCGCCTATCTGCGAATGAACCTTTCCTCCAAAGAGATCGCACAGCTGCTGAATATCTCCGTTCGCGGCGTAGAAGTCAGCCGCTATCGCCTCCGGAAAAAACTGCAACTACCTACCGAGGTCAACCTGTTCGATTACCTCATGCAGATCGTATAA
- a CDS encoding zinc metalloprotease produces MKKLSGILIIVALFAAACSKDQKPPVDDNQNPSSETSNPIAQRTCGSMEVLQRQLQEDPSLRQRMESIEQATQRLVQGNQMGKLLPNGIIEIPVVINILYANATQNISDAQIQTQIDVLNADFSGTNPETPPGIFANAKCSTNIRFRLKSVVRKSTTTTSWGTNDAMKRATSGGINPTSPDSVLNIWVCNLGGGVLGYAQFPGGAAATDGVVITFSGFGTIGTAAAPFHKGRTATHEIGHWLNLRHIWGDANCGNDFVGDTPLHNAANFGCPTYPHRSTCTGTPIEQTMNYMDYSDDACLYMFTCGQRDRMMATFAVGGGRNGFAQP; encoded by the coding sequence ATGAAAAAACTATCTGGTATTCTAATCATTGTTGCCCTGTTTGCCGCCGCGTGTAGTAAAGATCAAAAGCCACCCGTAGATGATAATCAAAATCCTTCCAGTGAGACTTCTAACCCAATAGCCCAACGTACCTGCGGAAGTATGGAAGTATTGCAACGTCAATTGCAGGAAGATCCATCTTTGCGTCAAAGAATGGAATCCATTGAACAGGCTACACAAAGACTTGTCCAAGGAAATCAGATGGGCAAGCTGTTACCCAATGGTATCATTGAAATTCCTGTTGTGATTAACATTTTATATGCTAATGCGACTCAGAACATTTCTGATGCGCAGATACAAACCCAGATCGATGTACTGAACGCAGATTTCAGTGGTACTAATCCGGAGACACCTCCCGGTATATTTGCAAACGCGAAGTGTAGTACCAATATCCGTTTCCGTTTAAAAAGCGTAGTGCGTAAATCTACTACTACTACCAGCTGGGGAACTAACGACGCTATGAAGCGCGCTACTTCTGGCGGTATCAACCCTACTTCACCTGATTCCGTACTGAACATCTGGGTTTGTAACCTGGGTGGTGGTGTACTGGGATATGCTCAGTTCCCTGGTGGCGCTGCTGCTACTGACGGTGTGGTAATCACTTTCTCTGGCTTTGGTACTATTGGTACTGCTGCTGCACCGTTCCACAAAGGCCGTACGGCTACACACGAGATAGGACACTGGTTAAACCTGCGTCATATTTGGGGTGATGCTAATTGCGGTAATGACTTTGTTGGCGATACTCCTTTGCATAATGCTGCTAACTTCGGTTGTCCTACCTATCCTCACAGAAGCACCTGTACAGGTACCCCTATCGAGCAGACCATGAACTATATGGACTACTCTGATGATGCTTGTTTATATATGTTTACTTGCGGACAGAGAGACAGGATGATGGCAACCTTTGCTGTTGGTGGCGGTCGTAACGGTTTTGCTCAACCGTGA
- a CDS encoding bestrophin family protein has protein sequence MLLRHQLSLRQIFRLTWKVDLLILLCCTAAYLMDTYLIQGHISIPSSISAVLGTAIAFFIGFNNNQAYGRWWEARIIWGGLVNDSRSWARSLLHYVDTSDDAKAADIVERMIYRHIAFLYALKAGLRRNGDRYYTRYLTEGELSEVDDQANTPNAILDLQARDLQELSKRHAIDGFRFRDISDLLVKLCDGMGKSERINNTVFPPSYIFFTRVFIWFYVIMNTLMMTETVDYWAILFGWAFGFVFHVTHQNGVSIMNPFEENQTSIPLDSITRTIEINLMEMMGEADIPAPVAPSANGIYIT, from the coding sequence ATGTTACTCCGCCACCAACTGTCGCTAAGGCAAATATTCCGGCTGACCTGGAAGGTAGATCTGTTGATATTGCTATGCTGTACGGCGGCGTATCTGATGGACACTTACCTGATCCAGGGCCATATTTCGATCCCCAGTAGTATTTCGGCGGTACTTGGTACTGCTATTGCGTTTTTCATCGGTTTCAACAATAACCAGGCGTATGGTCGTTGGTGGGAGGCCAGGATCATCTGGGGGGGCTTGGTGAATGATTCGCGGTCGTGGGCGCGTTCGTTGCTGCATTATGTGGATACTTCTGACGATGCGAAGGCTGCTGATATTGTGGAGCGGATGATCTACCGGCATATTGCATTTCTTTATGCATTAAAAGCCGGCTTAAGGCGGAATGGCGACCGTTATTACACCCGTTACCTGACTGAAGGGGAGCTATCGGAAGTGGATGATCAGGCGAACACACCGAATGCGATCCTGGATCTGCAGGCGCGTGATTTGCAGGAGCTGAGTAAGCGGCATGCGATTGACGGGTTCAGGTTCCGGGATATCAGTGATCTGCTGGTGAAGTTGTGTGATGGGATGGGAAAATCGGAGCGGATCAACAATACGGTATTTCCTCCCAGCTATATTTTCTTTACCCGTGTCTTTATCTGGTTTTATGTGATTATGAATACGCTGATGATGACGGAGACGGTAGACTACTGGGCGATCCTTTTTGGGTGGGCCTTTGGTTTTGTCTTTCATGTTACGCACCAGAATGGGGTAAGCATTATGAATCCTTTTGAGGAGAACCAGACGTCTATTCCTTTGGACAGTATCACCCGAACTATTGAGATCAACCTGATGGAGATGATGGGTGAGGCGGATATTCCTGCTCCTGTGGCACCTTCTGCCAATGGTATTTACATCACCTGA
- a CDS encoding RNA polymerase sigma factor — translation MAEILNTDEQERWRSFQSGDKHALEYFFNKYADDLYNYGYRFAQDQELIKDAIQDVYIRLWTTRERIAVPTSVKFYLLRSFRNALTRKLSKAAKDQHGQLDEQYLFEVELSAEDLRINDEKQAILQQRLQKAIAQLPPRQREAVFLRFYENTSYEDIALIMGTSVKATYKAVFRALGKLKEIMTVMLISLLLLKA, via the coding sequence ATGGCTGAGATACTTAATACGGATGAACAGGAACGCTGGAGATCATTCCAGTCCGGCGATAAGCACGCATTGGAATATTTTTTTAATAAATATGCGGACGACCTGTACAACTATGGATACCGGTTTGCACAAGATCAGGAACTCATTAAAGATGCCATCCAGGATGTCTATATCCGCCTGTGGACCACCCGCGAACGCATCGCCGTACCCACATCCGTAAAGTTCTACCTGCTGAGAAGCTTTAGGAACGCTCTCACCAGAAAGCTCTCCAAAGCCGCCAAAGATCAACATGGCCAGCTGGATGAACAATACCTGTTCGAAGTAGAATTGTCTGCTGAAGATCTCAGGATCAATGACGAAAAACAAGCCATCCTGCAGCAACGCCTCCAAAAGGCCATCGCGCAGCTACCGCCCCGACAGCGGGAAGCCGTATTCCTGCGCTTTTATGAGAATACGTCTTATGAAGATATCGCCCTCATCATGGGCACCAGCGTCAAAGCAACCTATAAAGCTGTCTTCCGCGCACTGGGCAAACTAAAAGAAATAATGACAGTAATGCTGATTAGCCTGCTGTTACTGAAAGCATAA
- a CDS encoding TapB family protein: MKMKKMFFSLLALGAVSFAHAQDCSKYIYFKDNARIESVVYDGNGKEIRKEVQEISGVEDKGGERIANITTTKSGNEGNSSSKGVVKCNGGNLYFDLTVGLPKQDVNNPAIESNTKTSYLTYPADPKIGQTLESSLDFNLNGTTKGKSMKVNFKVEDRKVSGKEKVSTPIGSWESFKITYVLNVKFKVVGINIPMKLDITEWFVPGYGIVKSEAYLKGKLTERSVITAIK; encoded by the coding sequence ATGAAAATGAAAAAGATGTTCTTTTCCTTACTGGCGTTGGGTGCAGTATCCTTTGCGCATGCGCAGGATTGCAGCAAGTACATATACTTCAAGGACAATGCGCGTATAGAGAGTGTTGTATATGATGGCAACGGCAAGGAAATCCGCAAAGAAGTACAAGAGATCAGTGGTGTAGAGGATAAGGGAGGTGAGCGCATTGCGAATATCACGACGACCAAAAGCGGCAATGAGGGCAACAGTAGCTCTAAGGGTGTGGTGAAGTGTAATGGTGGTAATTTGTATTTTGATCTGACGGTTGGTTTACCCAAACAGGATGTGAACAATCCGGCGATCGAGAGTAACACCAAAACCTCTTACCTGACTTATCCTGCTGATCCTAAGATTGGTCAGACGCTGGAGTCTTCTCTAGATTTCAATCTGAATGGTACTACGAAAGGTAAGTCTATGAAGGTGAATTTCAAGGTAGAAGACCGCAAAGTATCCGGTAAGGAGAAGGTGTCTACGCCGATAGGTAGCTGGGAGAGTTTCAAGATCACTTACGTATTGAATGTGAAATTTAAGGTAGTTGGTATTAATATTCCGATGAAACTTGACATTACGGAGTGGTTTGTGCCTGGTTACGGTATTGTGAAGTCAGAGGCCTATTTAAAGGGCAAGCTGACGGAGAGAAGTGTCATTACTGCTATCAAATAG
- a CDS encoding sugar phosphate isomerase/epimerase family protein, with protein MQYNRRNFLQTLALAGASLPLKGLAYSALAAPKWEVHCFSKPFQWMDYDMLAETFAAAGLDGIDYSIRPEGHILPERVLEDLPKAAAAARKRGLKLLLMTTAIADATERYTVPILRAAAEQGIRYYRTAWFDYDQGMPLPASIQRHSVQLQRLAAINQQYGIQASYQNHAGMKIGAAVWDLYEMIKTVDPAWVGVQYDIRHATVEGANSWPLGLQLIASRINTIVIKDTRWVRQGSKYVLENMPLGEGMVDYVSYFKWVKRLGIHVPVSLHLEYDLLSKQEAALPVKEKQQIVLGKLKKDVDTLRLMLADV; from the coding sequence ATGCAATATAACCGTCGAAATTTCCTGCAAACGTTAGCACTGGCGGGGGCTTCGCTGCCGCTAAAAGGATTAGCCTATTCTGCTTTGGCGGCACCCAAATGGGAGGTCCATTGTTTCAGCAAACCTTTTCAATGGATGGACTATGATATGCTGGCGGAGACATTTGCGGCGGCGGGGTTAGATGGGATCGATTATTCGATACGACCGGAGGGGCATATATTGCCGGAGCGGGTATTGGAGGATCTGCCGAAAGCGGCGGCGGCGGCGCGGAAGCGCGGACTAAAGCTATTGCTGATGACTACTGCTATCGCGGATGCAACGGAGCGATATACGGTACCTATTTTAAGAGCGGCGGCGGAGCAAGGTATCCGTTATTACCGGACGGCCTGGTTTGATTACGACCAGGGGATGCCGTTGCCAGCGTCGATACAGCGGCATAGCGTTCAGTTGCAGCGATTAGCTGCGATCAACCAACAGTATGGCATACAGGCTTCGTATCAAAATCATGCGGGTATGAAGATCGGTGCGGCGGTGTGGGATCTGTACGAGATGATCAAAACGGTAGATCCGGCATGGGTGGGTGTACAATATGATATCCGGCATGCTACGGTGGAGGGTGCCAACAGCTGGCCGTTGGGCTTGCAGCTTATTGCGTCGCGTATCAATACGATTGTGATCAAGGATACGCGTTGGGTGCGGCAGGGCAGCAAGTATGTGTTGGAGAATATGCCGTTAGGAGAGGGGATGGTTGACTATGTGTCGTACTTCAAGTGGGTAAAGCGGCTGGGTATACATGTGCCTGTCAGTCTTCACCTGGAATATGACTTACTGAGTAAGCAGGAAGCCGCTCTTCCGGTGAAGGAAAAGCAGCAGATCGTACTTGGCAAGCTAAAAAAAGATGTGGATACGTTACGTCTGATGCTGGCGGACGTATAG
- a CDS encoding FecR family protein: MIRKHTKQEYATFTTDDLLADEYFQEWILHRRPDVIAFWQDFLTSCPHQEQNIKEAAALLNQLHFKTFKPNEQQRAEMWAAIDLATPTSTSGKIRRLTRNRWMAAASITLLLLASAWWLTRPSHKEISIATASQETKDITLPDNSVVHLNANSSLRYNTSFLQHNRELWIEGEGYFKVTSRTDNGQKQPFVVHTSHLDVNVTGTAFNVYQRGDRTRVFLSHGGVTVNFKNHAQAPQQLVPGDLLSLENGNTSLQHAVDSAVFGAWQQRIFLFKDVTLASAATIIGEFYGYKIVFQQQKISAILVNAKLTATDLATLTATLSEALQISIKQKGDTLIFGTRQPAK, translated from the coding sequence ATGATACGAAAACATACTAAACAGGAATATGCTACCTTCACTACCGACGACCTCCTGGCAGACGAGTACTTCCAGGAATGGATACTACACCGTCGTCCGGATGTAATAGCCTTCTGGCAGGATTTCCTGACCTCCTGTCCACACCAAGAACAAAATATAAAAGAAGCCGCCGCACTGCTCAATCAGCTGCACTTCAAAACATTCAAACCCAACGAACAACAACGCGCAGAAATGTGGGCCGCCATAGACCTCGCTACCCCTACCTCCACATCAGGTAAGATTCGTCGTCTCACCCGCAATCGATGGATGGCCGCTGCCTCCATCACCCTCCTCCTCCTCGCCTCCGCATGGTGGCTCACACGCCCCTCCCATAAAGAGATCAGCATCGCCACCGCCAGCCAGGAAACAAAAGATATCACCTTGCCCGATAACTCTGTCGTGCACCTCAACGCCAACTCCTCCCTCAGATACAATACCTCCTTCCTGCAACACAACAGAGAACTGTGGATCGAAGGAGAAGGCTACTTCAAAGTAACCTCCCGTACAGACAATGGACAAAAACAACCCTTCGTCGTACATACCTCACACCTTGATGTAAACGTGACCGGTACCGCCTTTAACGTTTACCAACGTGGAGACCGCACCCGGGTATTCCTCTCCCACGGTGGCGTAACGGTCAATTTTAAAAACCACGCACAAGCCCCCCAGCAACTCGTCCCCGGAGACCTCCTCTCCCTCGAAAACGGAAACACCTCCCTCCAGCATGCCGTCGATTCAGCCGTATTCGGTGCCTGGCAACAACGCATATTCCTGTTTAAAGACGTAACACTCGCCAGCGCCGCTACCATCATCGGCGAATTCTATGGCTATAAAATAGTCTTTCAGCAACAAAAAATATCCGCCATCCTCGTCAACGCAAAACTTACCGCTACAGACCTGGCTACCCTTACCGCCACCCTCTCCGAAGCCCTCCAGATCTCCATCAAACAAAAAGGAGATACCCTTATATTCGGTACCCGGCAACCAGCTAAGTAG
- a CDS encoding RNA polymerase sigma factor gives MKFTPPLSDEKKLLSLTAQGDRQAYASIYTHYYSSLYRFLFFINQSPEDTEEIIQDVFLKVWEKRTQLPNILSFEDYLFRMAKNKWFDIAKNKQTKRKALNIATSRQPTSVNATEHDTIYKEYYQIAINAIGQLSDKKKKILRMRTQENMSLDEIASSLNISRSAVKKQLYASITFIKEHLRRYAGWTTLILALLTTK, from the coding sequence ATGAAGTTTACACCTCCGCTGTCGGATGAAAAAAAACTCCTGTCGCTCACCGCACAGGGCGACAGACAAGCCTATGCCTCCATCTATACCCACTACTACAGCAGCCTCTATCGGTTCCTGTTCTTTATTAACCAATCCCCCGAAGACACCGAAGAGATCATACAAGACGTATTCCTAAAAGTATGGGAAAAAAGAACCCAACTCCCTAACATCCTCTCCTTCGAAGACTATCTCTTCAGAATGGCCAAAAACAAATGGTTTGATATCGCCAAAAACAAACAAACCAAACGTAAAGCCCTAAACATCGCCACCAGCCGCCAACCCACATCCGTTAACGCCACAGAACACGATACTATCTATAAAGAATACTACCAGATCGCCATCAACGCCATCGGACAACTATCCGATAAAAAGAAAAAGATACTCCGCATGCGCACACAGGAAAATATGTCCCTTGATGAAATCGCATCCTCCCTAAATATCTCCCGCTCCGCCGTCAAAAAACAACTTTACGCCTCCATCACTTTTATCAAAGAACACCTGCGCAGATACGCGGGATGGACCACCCTGATCCTCGCCCTCCTCACTACAAAATAA